The Falco cherrug isolate bFalChe1 chromosome 15, bFalChe1.pri, whole genome shotgun sequence genome includes a region encoding these proteins:
- the LOC129737419 gene encoding BTB/POZ domain-containing protein KCTD12-like yields the protein MALADNAGCAKPSEDFPFPEIIELNVGGQVYITRHPTLVSVPGSLLWEMFTQKNVRSLARDSKGRFFVDRDGFLFRYILDYMRDQQLVLPDHFPERSRLQREAEYFMLPELVKMLAPKLSKQNSLGDDPCQSDPEELSPNADATRNLTSASATLPSTVSGGPGAPVTTSTGAASTDVRRAGFITIGYRGSYTLGRDSQTDAKFRRVARIMVCGKTSLAKEVFGDTLNESRDPDRPPERYTSRYYLKFTFLEQAFDKLADAGFHMVACNSTGTCAFAHDQTDDRIWTSYTEYVFYRE from the coding sequence ATGGCCCTGGCAGACAACGCGGGCTGTGCCAAACCCAGCGAGGATTTCCCCTTCCCTGAGATCATTGAACTTAACGTGGGTGGACAAGTCTACATCACCCGCCACCCCACCCTGGTCAGTGTGCCTGGCTCGCTCCTCTGGGAGATGTTCACCCAGAAGAATGTCCGCTCCCTGGCCCGCGACAGCAAGGGACGGTTCTTTGTGGATCGGGATGGCTTCCTCTTCCGCTACATCTTGGATTACATGAGGGaccagcagctggtgctgcccgACCACTTCCCAGAGAGGAGCCGTCTGCAGCGAGAGGCTGAGTACTTCATGCTGCCAGAGCTGGTGAAGATGCTGGCCCCCAAGCTCAGCAAGCAGAACTCGCTGGGAGATGACCCATGCCAAAGCGACCCAGAGGAGCTCTCCCCCAACGCGGATGCCACCCGCAACCTGACCTCTGCCAGTGCCACGCTCCCCAGCACCGTGTCTGGTGGCCCTGGAGCTCCCGTCACCACCAGTACAGGTGCTGCCAGCACCGACGTCCGCAGGGCAGGTTTCATCACCATCGGCTACCGGGGCTCCTACACCCTAGGCAGGGACAGCCAGACGGATGCCAAGTTCCGCAGGGTGGCACGGATCATGGTCTGTGGCAAGACATCGCTGGCCAAGGAGGTCTTTGGGGATACCTTGAATGAGAGCAGGGACCCGGACAGGCCTCCGGAGAGGTACACCTCCAGGTACTACCTCAAATTCACCTTCCTGGAGCAAGCCTTTGACAAACTGGCCGATGCTGGCTTCCACATGGTGGCTTGCAACTCCACAGGCACCTGTGCCTTCGCCCATGACCAGACAGATGACAGGATCTGGACCTCTTACACCGAATATGTTTTCTATCGTGAGtga